ATCACACATCTACAAGACAATTCACCACCATGAATTGTGAGAGTCACCATTTCACAGAGAACAATCTTGTACAATCAACGCAACATGGGTGTGTtaaaatagatcctgccttacaaacctgctcacatttctgAAAACGGGAACCGGGCTgttcagacaaaggacttccggtagatgtagtttacatggactttgctaaagcttttgacaaGGTACCTCATGAGAGACTGgtaaggaaattacaggcacatggaatgAATGGAATAATACTAGAAtgaataaaacaatggttaaaacaaagaaaacaaaggaTTGTGCTAAATAGGAATGAAtatgactggagaaatgtggcaagtggggtgccacaggggtccattttgtgcccaaccatttttgtcataaacatcaatgacatagatgagaatattacaaatcaCATCCTCAAATTTGTAGATGACACTAAGCTTTATGGTAAAGTCGGAAGTGAAAATGATATCGAGGTTTTACGAAGAGATGTACATGAACTCTGAAATAATCAGAAAACTGTTAAATGCCTTTTAATATGGATAAATGCAAGACGTTGCATGTTGGGCATAACAATCCACGTGACAACTACCTAATTAACAGTACTACCTTACAACAGATTAATGTAGACAAGGACCTgggagtcagaatccatcattcactgaaagttgcacaagtgTGAGCGGCAGTAAAACATGCCAACCAAACCTTAGGAATAGTCAAGCGAACATTTAACTTTAAGGGGAAGAAAGTAGTTAATCAACTGTATTCTGGTGCGCCTCCACCTGGAGCTGGAGCACCCAGGCTTGGAGACCTCATCTGGTGCGCCTCCACCTGGAGCTGGAGCATCCAGGCTTGGAGACCTTATCTGGTGCGCCTCCACCTGGAGCTGGAGCATCCAGGCTTGGAGACCTCATCTGGTGCGCCTCCACCTGGAGCTGGAGCATCCAGGCTTGGAGACCTCATCTGGTGCGTCTCCACCTGGAGCTGGAGCATCCAGGCTTGGAGACCTCATCTGGTGCGCCTCCACCTGGAGCTGGAGCATCCAGGCTTGGAGACCTCATCTGGTGCGCCTCCACCTGGAGCTGGAGCATCCAGGCTTGGAGACCTCATCTGGTGCGCCTCCACCTGGAGCTGGAGCATCCAGGCTTGGAGACCTTATCTGGTGCGCCTCCACCTGGAGCTGGAGCATCCAGGCTTGGAGACCTTATCTGGTGCGTCTCCACCTGGAGCTGGAGCATCCAGGCTTGGAGACCTCATCTGGTGCGTCTCCACCTGGAGCTGGAGCATCCAGGCTTGGAGACCTCATCTGGTGCGCCTCCACCTGGAGCTGGAGCATCCAGGCTTGGAGACCTCATCTGGTGCGCCTCCACCTGGAGCTGGAGCATCCAGGCTTGGAGACCTCATCTGGTGCGCCTCCACCTGGAGCTGGAGCATCCAGGCTTGGAGACCTCATCTGGTGCGCCTCCACCTGGAGCTGGAGCATCCAGGCTTGGAGACCTCATCTGGTGCGCCTCCACCTGGAGCTGGAGCATCCAGGCTTGGAGACCTCATCTGGTGCGCCTCCACCTGGAGCTGGAGCATCCAGgcttggagacctcatcttcagggaGCAgggggagacctcatcttcagggaGCAggaggagacctcatcttcagggaGCATGGGCTGCAgggggagacctcatcttcagggaGCATGGGCTGCAgggggagacctcatcttcagggaGCATGGGCTGCAgggggagacctcatcttcagggaGCAgggggagacctcatcttcaggaaGACACAGCTTCAGGGCAGAAGGTGTAACACAGGGCAACAAAAATCCTCCCAGAACTAAGTCATCTCTCATACCAGAACAGGTTGAGGGCCACACGGCTGAGGGCCACACGGCTGAGGGCCACACGGCTGAGGGGCACAGGGCTGAGGGCCACAcggctgagggccacagggctgagGGCCACAcggctgagggccacagggctgagGGCCACACGGCTGAGGGCCACAAGGCTGAGGGCcacagggttgagggccacacggctgagggccacagggctgagggccacagggctgagggccacagggctgagggccacagggttgagggccacacggCTGAGGACCACACGGCTGAGGGCCACACGGCTGAGGGGCcacagggttgagggccacaaggCTGAGGACCACACGGCTGAGGGCCGCAcggctgagggccacagggctgagGGGCCACAGGACTGAGGGCCACACGGGTGAGGGCCACACAGCTGAGGGCCACACGGCTGAGGGCCACAaggctgagggccacagggctgagggccacagggttgagggccacacggCTGAGGGCCACAAGGCTGAGGGCCACACGGCTGAGGGCcacagggttgagggccacacggCTGAGGGCCACAAGGCTGAGGCCCACACGGCTGAGGGCcacagggttgagggccacacggCTGAGGACCACACGGCTGAGGGCCACACGGCTGAGGGGCcacagggttgagggccacaaggCTGAGGACCACACGGCTGAGGGCCACACGGCTGAGGACcacagggttgagggccacacggCTGAGGGCCACACGGCTGAGGCCCACACGGCTGAGGACcacagggttgagggccacacggCTGAGGGCCACAAGGCTGAGGACCACAGGGCTGAGGGCCACACGGCTGAGGGCcacagggttgagggccacaaggCTGAGGACCACACGGCTGAGGGCCACACGGCTGAGGACcacagggttgagggccacacggCTGAGGGCCACACGGCTGAGGCCCACACGGCTGAGGGCcacagggttgagggccacacggctgagggccacaggactgAGGGCCACAAAGCTGAGGGCCACACGGCTGAGGGCCACAGGGTTGAGTGCCACAAGGCTGAGGGCCACACGGCTGAGGGCAACACGGCTGAGGGCCACAAGGCTGAGGGCCACACGGCTGAGGGCcacagggttgagggccacaaggCTGAGGGCCACACggct
The sequence above is a segment of the Procambarus clarkii isolate CNS0578487 chromosome 44, FALCON_Pclarkii_2.0, whole genome shotgun sequence genome. Coding sequences within it:
- the LOC138350196 gene encoding calphotin-like, whose product is MALSPVALSPVASSHMALSPVALSLVALNPVALSPVAPQPCDPQPPVALNPVALSPVALSPVALNPVALSHVALSPVALSRVALSCVALSPVALSRVALSLVALSRVALNSVVLSRVALSRVALSRVALSLVALSRVALSRVALSPLWPLSLVALNPVALSLVALSRVALSRVALSPVALNPVALNPVTLNPVALSLVDLSLVALSPVALSRVALSLLAPQPCGPQPCDPQPCGPQPCGPQPCGPSALWPSTLWPSAVWPSALWPSALWPSALWPSAVWPSALWPSALWPLSLVALNPVALNLVALSFVALSPVALSRVALSLVALNPVALSRVALSLVALSRVALSRVALSLVALNPVALSRVALSFVALSPVALSRVALNPVALSRVGLSRVALSRVALNPVVLSRVALSRVVLSLVALNPVALSRVALSPVVLSLVALSRVALNPVVLSRVGLSRVALSRVALNPVVLSRVALSRVVLSLVALNPVAPQPCGPQPCGPQPCGPQPCGPQPCGPQPCGPQPCGPQPCGPQPCGPQPCGPQPCGPQPCGPQPCGPQPCGPQPCGPQLCGPHPCGPQSCGPSALWPSAVRPSAVWSSALWPSTLWPLSRVALSRVVLSRVALNPVALSPVALSPVALSPVALSRVALNPVALSLVALSRVALSPVALSRVALSPVALSRVALSPVPLSRVALSRVALSRVALNLFWYER